Proteins co-encoded in one Euleptes europaea isolate rEulEur1 chromosome 1, rEulEur1.hap1, whole genome shotgun sequence genomic window:
- the LOC130493006 gene encoding cholinesterase-like, whose product MTSPLLWFLSFLVLSLQESKSSADDDTVVVTHSGPIRGKHLPAGSKEVTAYLGIPYAEPPVGKLRFQKPVPHEPWSHILEATNFGNSCPQLLLSGTPDAEIFSANTPRSEDCLFLNVWVPNPRPSTPTAVLVWIYGGSFFVGTTSLIIYDGAFLSAIENIIVVSMNYRLGALGFLSLPPAAPGNMGLLDQQLALRWVRENAASFGGDPTRITIFGHSAGGASVSYHLLSPGSQPLFDRAVLQSGSAIAPWAWVSPEEAKRRSVALAQLIGCTEDEGNAIVECLQEKGMEEFQMYMFSVVDPRILVNIPFVPTTDGDFLPDDPQKLVESRRFQSKPIMIGTTSDEGSVFIFLSVLSLCTSNDCLLTWEKLLEGLKMSLPNATDDFIQAIAQRYSQAEPEGPARYRSALSQAVGDYLLVCKANEVAAETAKTGSPVYAYTFTHRSIGSVWPEWIESNHGSEVPYLFGTLTLIPGTNETHTEAELALIPRVMRYWAEFARSSNPTPSDVSETKWPLYNPAEQNFFRISTELPQVMKPSPTRHCGFWKTLLSEASSPRELRP is encoded by the exons ATGACTAGTCCCCTCCTTTGGTTCTTGAGCTTCCtggtcctttcccttcaggaatccAAGTCTTCTGCTGATGATGATACTGTAGTAGTCACCCACAGCGGCCCTATCCGGGGAAAGCATCTCCCAGCTGGCTCAAAAGAAGTCACAGCCTATCTGGGCATCCCCTATGCAGAACCCCCCGTGGGGAAATTGCGTTTCCAGAAGCCTGTTCCCCATGAGCCATGGAGCCACATCCTGGAAGCCACCAACTTTGGAAATTCATGCCCACAATTACTTCTTTCAGGCACTCCAGATGCTGAAATATTCAGTGCCAACACACCCCGTTCAGAGGACTGTCTCTTCCTCAATGTCTGGGTACCCAATCCCCGGCCCTCCACACCAACTGCTGTCCTTGTCTGGATCtatggtgggagtttttttgttgGCACAACTTCCCTGATTATATATGATGGGGCATTCTTGTCTGCCATTGAGAACATCATTGTGGTCTCCATGAATTACCGCCTGGGAGCTCTAGGTTTCCTTTCATTACCACCAGCCGCCCCAGGAAACATGGGCCTGTTGGACCAGCAGTTGGCCCTGAGATGGGTGAGGGAGAATGCAGCGTCCTTTGGAGGAGACCCTACTCGGATAACCATTTTTGGCCACAGTGCTGGAGGAGCATCTGTCAGCTACCACCTCCTTTCACCAGGAAGTCAGCCTCTCTTTGACCGCGCTGTGCTGCAGAGTGGATCGGCCATTGCACCCTGGGCTTGGGTGAGCCCTGAGGAGGCAAAGAGGAGATCTGTGGCCCTGGCCCagctgattggctgtacagaagATGAGGGCAATGCCATAGTGGAGTGTTTACAGGAAAAGGGAATGGAAGAATTCCAAATGTACATGTTCTCAGTTGTGGATCCCAGGATCCTTGTAAACATTCCCTTCGTACCAACAACAGATGGAGATTTTCTTCCTGATGACCCACAGAAACTGGTGGAGTCCAGGCGATTTCAGTCTAAACCTATTATGATTGGTACCACCTCTGATGAAGGGTCCGTCTTTATCTTCCTCTCTGTTCTTTCCTTATGTACATCCAATGATTGCCTTTTGACGTGGGAGAAGCTCTTGGAGGGGCTGAAGATGAGTTTACCCAATGCAACCGATGACTTCATCCAAGCCATTGCTCAGAGGTACAGCCAAGCAGAACCAGAGGGCCCAGCACGGTATCGTTCCGCCTTGTCCCAGGCCGTGGGTGATTACTTATTAGTTTGTAAAGCAAATGAAGTTGCCGCAGAGACTGCAAAGACCGGAAGCCCTGTGTATGCTTACACTTTCACCCATCGCAGTATTGGCTCTGTCTGGCCTGAATGGATTGAGTCCAACCATGGATCTGAGGTCCCATACCTTTTTGGAACTCTGACGTTAATACCGGGAACCAATGAAACTCATACAGAGGCGGAGTTAGCACTAATCCCCCGAGTGATGCGGTACTGGGCAGAGTTTGCCAGAAGCAG CAATCCTACCCCTTCAGATGTTAGTGAGACAAAATGGCCACTCTACAACCCTGCAGAGCAGAACTTCTTTCGCATCAGCACAGAGCTGCCTCAAGTCATGAAGCCCTCACCCACTCGGCACTGTGGTTTCTGGAAGACGTTGTTATCAGAGGCATCAAGCCCACGTGAGTTGAGGCCCTGA